The genomic window GGTGTTGAAGGCCGCGCCGAGCATGCCGAATTCGTTTCGGGATTCAATGGCGACACGTTGGCTGAAATCCCCGCGCTGCAGACGTCCGGCCGTGCGGGTCAATTCGCGCAGCGGGGTGCGCAGGCTCGCCAGGAGGTGGAACAACATGCTGCCGCAGACCAGGGCCAGCAGGATCAGAAACGCGGACAGGCGCGGAAACATGCGCTGTTGGTCCGCTTCGGCCTGGGTATAGATTTGCGTGGCCTGGGATTCCGCAAAAGAGGAAAGGGGTTCGATGCAATCCAACAACGTCTGGGTGGCGGTGTCGGCCCGCCGGACCAGGGCGGGAGCGCTGGAATCGGTCCGAGGCGTGGGGGCCAGGGCGCGAAGGGCTTCGTCCAGGTTTTTTTTCCAGTCGGTGAACGCGTTCTGGACCAGGGCGATGTCGGAACGAGGGCCGAGATAGCGGTCGGCGACAAGGGTCAGCTGCTGGTCGACGAGGTCCATGTCCGCTTCGATGGCATGGACCGACTGGGGCGTGTCCCCGGTCAGGAGCATGTCCCGCAGGGCTCCTTGGCTGCCGAGGACGGCGGCATTGATTTTGGCCACGGCCATTTGCACGGTCATGGGATGGTTGTACAACGTGGCTGTCTGCCGCCACAGGGAATTGCCGTGGTTCCAGGACAGCACGCAGAGTACAACGAAAAGGAGAAGGAGGGACCCCAGGGCGAGTTCCAGCTGGGTCGCGATTTTGAGATTTTTGATGCGCATTGCCTATCCTTGACGTGGTATTTTTCGGAAGAGCGCGCCCGGCGCGGTCACCTGGTCGAAGCCCTCGGATGGGGTGACCCAGTCCCGTTCGGCCTCGTCGACGACCAGGAAGCCGTGGGGCGCCAGGGCCGCGTGCAGACGGCCCAGGATCAGGCGCCGAATGTC from Deltaproteobacteria bacterium includes these protein-coding regions:
- a CDS encoding HAMP domain-containing protein; this translates as MRIKNLKIATQLELALGSLLLLFVVLCVLSWNHGNSLWRQTATLYNHPMTVQMAVAKINAAVLGSQGALRDMLLTGDTPQSVHAIEADMDLVDQQLTLVADRYLGPRSDIALVQNAFTDWKKNLDEALRALAPTPRTDSSAPALVRRADTATQTLLDCIEPLSSFAESQATQIYTQAEADQQRMFPRLSAFLILLALVCGSMLFHLLASLRTPLRELTRTAGRLQRGDFSQRVAIESRNEFGMLGAAFNTLAGTVSAELSLKEDLVLLAEVMLRKGDLHAFCRNVLSALIHHTSSHNGAV